From Camelus dromedarius isolate mCamDro1 chromosome 12, mCamDro1.pat, whole genome shotgun sequence, the proteins below share one genomic window:
- the LOC105094794 gene encoding olfactory receptor 4C16 produces the protein MLLNNNVTEFILLGLTQDPVRKKIVFAIFLIFYLGTLLGNLLIIATIKTSRALGSPMYYFLFYLSFSDTCFSTSIAPRMIVDALLKKTAISFSECMIQVFTFHFFSCLEIFILILMAVDRYVAICKPLHYMTIMSHRVCGGLMALAWVGACVHSSAQISLALSLPFCGPNVIDHYFCDLQPLLKLACTDTYVTNLLLVSNSGAICTVSFVVLMFSYVIILHSLRNHSAEGRRKALSTCISHIIVVILFFGPCIFIYTRPATTFPMDKMIAVFYTIGTPLFNPLIYTLRNAEVKNAMRMLWRKKLISDDKK, from the coding sequence ATGCTGCTGAACAATAATGTGACTGAGTTCATTCTGCTTGGGTTGACCCAGGATCCTGTTAGGAAGAAAATTGTGTTTgccattttcttgattttctattTGGGGACATTGTTGGGTAACTTGCTGATTATTGCTACCATCAAGACCAGCCGGGCACTTGGGAGTCCAATGTACTACTTCCTTTTCTACTTGTCCTTTTCTGATACCTGCTTCTCTACTTCCATAGCCCCTAGAATGATTGTGGATGCTCTTTTGAAGAAGACTGCTATCTCTTTCAGTGAATGCATGATTCAAGTCTTTACTTTCCACTTTTTTAGCTGCCTGGAGATCTTCATCCTTATCCTCATGGCTGttgaccgctatgtggccatctgtaagcccCTGCACTACATGACCATCATGAGCCATCGAGTCTGTGGTGGGCTGATGGCCctggcctgggtgggggcctgTGTGCATTCTTCAGCTCAGATTTCTCTGGCCTTAAGTTTACCTTTCTGTGGTCCCAATGTGATTGATCATTATTTTTGTGACCTGCAGCCTTTGTTAAAACTTGCCTGTACAGACACCTATGTGACCAACCTACTCCTGGTGTCCAACAGTGGGGCCATATGCACAGTGAGCTTTGTTGTGCTGATGTTCTCTTATGTTATCATCCTGCATtctctgagaaaccacagtgctGAAGGGAGGAGAAAAGCCCTCTCCACCTGCATCTCCCACATCATCGTGGTCATcctgttctttggtccttgtatatttatatacacacggCCTGCAACCACCTTCCCCATGGATAAGATGATAGCTGTGTTTTATACAATTGGAACACCATTGTTCAACCCTCTTATTTATACACTGAGGAATGCagaagtgaaaaatgccatgaggaTGTTATGGAGGAAGAAGTTGATTTCAGATGAcaaaaaatga
- the LOC105094815 gene encoding olfactory receptor 4C13-like: MNHHLRYTENRNNVTEFVLLGLTQNPKMQTIVFVVFLVIYIVSMVGNVLTMVTISASPLLESPMYFFLAHLSFIDACYSCINTPKLIIDSLHEKKTSPFNECMMQIFGEHLFAGIDVILLTVMAYDRYVAICKPLHYTAIMNWRLCWLLTGVAWAGGFLHSTIQILFIAHLPFCGPNVIDHFMCDLNPLLDLACTHTHSLGLFVPFNTGFICLLIFLLLIGSYVVILHSLRTHSLEARRKALSTCVSHITAVVLFLVPCLFVYLRPATTLPSDKAVTVFYTVITPMLNPFIYTLRNDQLKNAIRNLCSRKVISGDQ, from the coding sequence ATGAATCATCACTTGAGATACACGGAGAATAGAAACAACGTGACAGAGTTTGTTCTGCTGGGGCTCACACAGAATCCAAAGATGCAGACAATCGTATTTGTTGTGTTTTTGGTCATCTACATTGTCTCTATGGTAGGAAATGTGCTCACCATGGTCACCATCTCTGCTAGCCCATTACTGGAGTCCCCCATGTACTTTTTCCTGGCTCATCTCTCTTTTATTGATGCCTGCTACTCCTGTATCAATACCCCTAAGCTGATCATAGATTCACTCCATGAAAAGAAAACCAGCCCTTTCAATGAATGCATGATGCAAATCTTTGGGGAACATCTCTTTGCAGGTATAGATGTCATCCTGCTCACTGtaatggcctatgaccgctacgtggccatctgcaagcccctGCACTACACAGCCATCATGAACTGGCGACTGTGTTGGCTGCTAACTGGGGTGGCATGGGCGGGAGGCTTTCTTCACTCAACCATACAGATCCTCTTCATCGCCCATTTACCGTTCTGTGGCCCTAATGTCATAGATCACTTTATGTGTGATCTGAACCCCTTACTTGATCTTGCCTGCACTCATACCCACAGCCTAGGGCTCTTTGTGCCTTTCAACACAGGTTTCATCTGTCTATTAATCTTCCTCCTCTTGATTGGCTCCTATGTGGTCATTCTGCACTCCCTGAGGACACACAGCTTAGAGGCGAGGCGCAAGGCCCTCTCCACCTGTGTCTCTCACATCACGGCTGTCGTCCTATTCCTTGTGCCCTGCTTATTTGTGTACCTGAGACCTGCAACTACTCTACCTAGTGATAAAGCAGTTACTGTGTTCTACACTGTAATAACTCCCATGTTAAATCCCTTCATCTATACATTGAGAAATGACCAgttgaaaaatgccattaggaATTTGTGTAGCAGGAAAGTTATTTCAGGTGATCAATAA
- the LOC105094795 gene encoding olfactory receptor 4C11 → MQQNSTATEFILLGLTQDPERQKMVFVIVFIFYVGTLVGNLLIIVTIKSSWTLGSPMYFFLFFLSLADTCFSTSTAPRLIVDALSAKKIISYSECMTQVFALHFFGCMEVFVLILMAVDRYVAICKPLRYPTIMSRQVCIILITLAWIGSFMHSMAQIIPALRLPFCGPNLIDRYCCDLQPLLKLACMDTYAINLLWVTNSGAICSSGFVILMTSYILILHSLQNHSAEARKKALSTCTSHVIVVVLTFGPCVFIYTRPPTTFPMDKMVAVFYTIGTPFLNPIIYTLRNAEVKNAMRKLWHVKITSENKR, encoded by the coding sequence ATGCAGCAAAACAGCACTGCAACTGAGTTCATACTGTTAGGATTGACACAGGATCCTGAGAGGCAGAAAATGGTATTTGTAATCGTCTTTATTTTCTATGTGGGAACCTTGGTGGGGAATTTGCTTATTATTGTGACCATTAAGTCCAGCTGGACACTTGGGagccccatgtacttcttcctattttttttgtCCTTGGCTGATACCTGCTTTTCAACTTCCACAGCCCCCAGACTAATTGTGGATGCCCTGTCTgccaaaaaaatcatatcttacAGTGAGTGCATGACCCAAGTCTTTGCACTGCATTTCTTTGGCTGCATGGAGGTCTTTGTTCTCATCCTCATGGCCGTTGACCGttatgtggccatctgcaaaccctTGCGTTACCCAACTATTATGAGCCGCCAGGTCTGCATTATCCTGATCACTCTTGCATGGATAGGGTCTTTTATGCATTCCATGGCTCAGATTATCCCGGCCTTGAGACTGCCCTTCTGTGGACCCAATCTGATTGATCGCTATTGCTGTGACTTGCAGCCTTTGTTGAAACTTGCCTGCATGGACACCTACGCGATCAATCTGCTGTGGGTGACTAACAGTGGGGCCATTTGCTCCAGCGGTTTTGTAATTCTGATGACCTCATACATTCTTATTCTGCATTCCCTGCAAAACCACAGTGCAGAAGCGAGGAAGAAAGCTCTCTCCACTTGCACTTCCCACGTCATCGTAGTTGTCTTAACTTTTGGTCCATGCGTATTTATATACACACGCCCCCCAACCACTTTCCCCATGGACAAGATGGTGGCAGTATTTTATACTATCGGAACACCCTTTCTCAATCCAATCATCTACACACTGAGGAATGCagaagtgaaaaatgccatgagaaAGTTATGGCATGTCAAAATTacatcagaaaacaaaagatga